The following are from one region of the Ictalurus furcatus strain D&B chromosome 11, Billie_1.0, whole genome shotgun sequence genome:
- the espl1 gene encoding separin isoform X1: MSSVCVCFFRRRMKCLKTDDYVLRISCVKDTVILHDELKKHVKGGLGPSGRTACDRIIRACNQRLGGGALEPELEERLVDLVELATEGYGSVAEPGAQGSSLYLEKIIFHILQKLVTHRAHAAASRLAEFMYLRLQGASSQVEDFGVLVRNCFAVLWNGSSGAQASSLSPRERLCGQLQALRFRLLEETPSTSSKVPLFVEEALSEYERARGSLSQDDAAFLLSEFRTRFLGAHVEQDQALTPPVLAVRCEAVVMVCKPLCKNRLWDEAARLLDGAQECVRKLGGGLCPALGMASRAVRLHRDLSTGRECSKAYTDCARILRGLPAALCEAESHALLEACQLIVWATEAGQTKGMGGATLLASFSYWEEYQEFLIKLQQSSFSQQLQYSLCFSLYQGFINTYDSLHTSQDSVVEFLDRILLYCQATAGRMMTELRKLSNNSFLLKAVCVVNNVVYELFNRKLYEGAYGLVEIICQELSKDCPSCFPVDRVNRCFMLAVQCSRRACRLDRALDWVVRWIQVLGSRVLDHLTEPVSLWVKTKCDAARAGEDDKRLRTLRDGLGAVPVDEEVCLRLLEEELRVYKEQCGDTAQERYNTLCDLLDICHEETTHTLRRASYLCEMAQVVCYRDFSEQTDCSAVDFAHEALRLLEEEPETVENSDRLKDEKAHASLWLYICTLEANLQEAVDTEKRLRAVQEGSKTAADLDPVPTNDLEYEDKRKFQESQLVYDGLRFNLSEHNKHIEPLEKCLSLWVTLLKDGSVPAVRDPKHTASSILLMAALYTLMGKPLQALECYQLAASLSRLLGDVQNSATASFHAAKLLLDLGSPQLAQVQLDQAQQCLTADTSSEGTSILSVTNTLLRAQLSYALGEVEAGVHSLCEVLKETALHHSKSWYMLKARALQTASAYLSLDTGTLHTHLRQTIVQHGLKTPDTAQYEALKLLCSLVMMLLGNGFYGAPGLNTDTRFVDQGDSVVFKWLLLSEVLLCSERMVRLRSSSGTAHEAKAQCLEALKLATKLHTLSHCAELLVLKAELELMKGAGEASVLDLEQVRHLLDLCTDFGHQQQQKSEVKIKPRKGRPAVKVSAPELPEEEEEDVRGLLSSRSLGRDALEELSELGRDASPPLKPKRQRMLSCLSHTESCSCPCCAEPGLARVSVLWALAQADAQNEAQNSRRLRHIAILRCRSIGAKLHARLAALMPVGCSEKPCVMQPEVVRVQLSAVMTQLCRGVAETRKAAALWEEIEEGLEAVEPRGALLPELGPLKAALLGAKAVACCLALAGKKQCSPDELFSSAWGWTPPRAPKNKAQVRTRGKSSSSDRPLPAAAPSAKNLTENKQEACVEPGSKKNREVTVASSKKNKSSVPKISTTKPGVVFKTPRASRTPRPRSVSVLTPAGTATHLSAFDFTNEVPDITVSSTPLPAAKATPSSRCGVTRSKDVPKGSFQVFEDSSPLQEKPVPVPAAPKRTKRSRFKVEFSDESDAEVADAVETKSNDKCSISSVLEPALKPSSLSRAPAQDRPRRTRTTKKSTCTSGASSEEEMQPRRGRPRKALGADGAEKPERMRMIREDEDGDGLDISLEELQGIDSEMMDAADGPDADCEVLRRDLGADLTRERVKELRSSGQAGLPIPHTHVTPGELSVDGIQSLLTSSWLLLHHFPSPSLYPHLCSLLAQSLGLSDPVTTAMLHAQSLGVSSRHHMTRHLANRIRKLKKSSSDVAESLSGLSLEESSSQTQAKTLSALESIYSFTCTQPAQFPHTHSREFTQQLQHLPTGVTVCLLSLVGACPGEIGSTVLITRLERDSAPITMRIPTAQTHRSMAVLLEEMEAVLQGQKKVSAVADKAQWWEGRKALDTRVQKLLEEMEEALGVWRALLLPLTSDPELPAQLKCLQSSVKGRKITVDMLKVILSAAPLLSLSDLQSLSEGASLQDGDFLKLLQESVCELRGREEPHGHTVLILDKYLQKLPWENISCLKSRSVTRMPSLHTVLGHSHLREVDPDCVLSHGVDPQRVYFVLNPDGNLPETEKRFRDWFTGERAWQGVCGAPPDPDQLQEAVNTKDLYIYVGHGAGARFLDSQRLLRGNVHAVALLFGCSSAALSVQGNLEGTGITLSYLTAGCPLVLGNLWDVTDRDIDRFTSALLQSWLSAGSGSSLLQHLVQSRDATHLKHMIGAAPVAYGLPVHLR; encoded by the exons atgagcagtgtgtgtgtgtgttttttcagaAGAAGAATGAAATGTCTAAAAACGGATGATTATGTCCTGCGGATCTCGTGCGTAAAGGACACCGTTATTCTTCACGATGAGCTGAAg AAACATGTGAAGGGCGGGCTGGGGCCATCTGGCCGGACGGCGTGTGATCGAATCATTCGGGCCTGTAACCAGCGTCTCGGAGGAGGGGCTCTAGAGCCGGAGCTCGAGGAGCGTCTGGTGGATCTGGTGGAGCTGGCCACGGAGGGATACGGATCCGTCGCAGAACCCGGAGCGCAAGGTTCCTCGCTTTATCTGGAGAAGATCATCTTCCACATCCTCCAGAAGCTGGTCACGCATCGAGCTCATGCTGCTGCGAGTCGACTCGCGGAGTTCATGTATCTCCGACTGCAGGGCGCATCCTCACAG GTTGAAGACTTCGGTGTTCTGGTGCGGAACTGTTTCGCCGTCCTGTGGAATGGATCGAGCGGCGCTCAGGCCTCCAGCCTGTCGCCCAGAGAGAGACTCTGCGGGCAGCTGCAGGCTCTGCGTTTCCGTCTGCTCGAGGAGACGCCCTCCACCTCGTCTAAAGTACCTCTGTTTGTGGAGGAGGCGCTGAGCGAGTACGAGCGCGCACGTGGAAGCCTGTCTCAGGACGACGCCGCATTTCTGCTCTCGGAGTTCCGGACACGTTTCCTCGGCGCACACGTGGAGCAGGATCAGGCGCTGACTCCACCCGTGCTGGCTGTGAGGTGTGAGGcggtggtgatggtgtgtaagcCTCTGTGTAAGAACAGACTGTGGGACGAAGCAGCACGGCTGCTGGACGGAGCGCAGGAGTGCGTGCGGAAGCTCGGTGGGGGTTTGTGCCCGGCGTTGGGCATGGCAAGTCGGGCGGTGCGACTGCATCGAGACCTCAGCACAGGCAGGGAATGCAGCAAGGCCTACACAGACTGCGCTCGCATCCTCAGAGGCCTGCCTGCTGCTCTCTGTGAGGCGGAAAGCCACGCCCTGTTGGAGGCATGTCAGCTGATTGTCTGGGCGACAGAGGCAGGGCAGACAAAAGGGATGGGTGGAGCTACGCTGTTGGCCAGTTTTTCCTACTGGGAGGAATATCAGGAGTTTCTAATCAAACTTCAACAG AGCTCATTCTCACAGCAGCTGCAGTATTCTCTGTGCTTCAGTCTGTACCAGGGCTTCATCAACACCTACGACAGTTTACACACCTCACAG gactCGGTTGTTGAATTTCTGGACCGAATCCTGTTATACTGCCAGGCGACGGCAGGACGCATGATGACTGAACTTCGCAAACTGTCCAACAACAGCTTCTTACTGAAAGCAG tgtgtgtggtgaacaACGTGGTGTACGAGTTATTTAACAGGAAGCTGTATGAGGGTGCGTACGGGTTGGTGGAGATTATATGCCAGGAGCTGAGTAAAGATTGTCCATCCTGTTTCCCTGTGGACAGA gtgaaCCGCTGCTTCATGTtagcagtgcagtgcagtagGCGAGCGTGTCGGTTGGACAGAGCTCTGGACTGGGTGGTGCGCTGGATACAGGTTTTAGGTTCTCGAGTTCTGGATCATCTTACAGAACCGGTGTCTCTGTGGGTTAAAACCAAGTGTGACGCAGCCCGGGCCGGAGAGGACGACAAGCGCCTCAG GACCCTGAGGGACGGGCTGGGGGCAGTGCCAGTGGACGAGGAGGTGTGTCTGCGTCTCTTGGAGGAGGAGCTGCGGGTGTATAAGGAGCAGTGCGGAGACACGGCGCAGGAGCGCTATAACACGCTCTGCGACCTCCTGGATATCTGCCACgaggaaaccacacacacactccggcgTGCCTCTTACCTGTGTGAGATGGCTCAGGTGGTCTGTTACCGGGACTTTAGCGAACAGactgactg ctcAGCGGTGGATTTTGCCCATGAGGCTCTGCGCTTGTTGGAGGAGGAGCCAGAGACTGTGGAGAACTCCGATAGGCTGAAGGACGAAAAAGCACATGCCTCTCTCTGGCTCTACATCTGCACGCTTGAGGCCAATCTGCAGGAG gcggTGGACACGGAGAAGCGTCTACGTGCGGTGCAGGAGGGCAGTAAGACTGCGGCGGACCTCGATCCAGTTCCCACGAATGATCTGGAGTACGAAGACAAGCGGAAGTTCCAGGAGAGCCAGCTGGTGTATGACGGACTGCGCTTCAATCTCTCTGAACACAACA agcaCATTGAGCCTTTAGAGAAGTGTTTATCACTCTGGGTGACTCTGCTGAAGGACGGCTCTGTACCTGCAGTGAGGGACCCCAAACACACTGCCTCCTCCATCCTGCTAATGGCTGCCCTTTATACACTCATGGGCAAG CCTCTACAGGCTCTGGAGTGTTATCAGCTGGCGGCGTCTCTCTCTCGGCTCCTCGGTGATGTCCAGAACAGCGCCACTGCTTCCTTCCACGCTGCTAAACTCCTACTGGATTTGGGCTCTCCGCAGCTCGCTCAG gtGCAGTTGGATCAGGCACAGCAGTGTTTAACTGCAGATACGAGCTCTGAGGGGACAAGCATCCTGTCCGTCACTAACACACTGCTCAGAGCACAACTCAGCTACGCTTTAGGAGAG GTGGAAGCAGGTGTACACAGTCTGTGTGAGGTGTTGAAGGAGACGGCGTTGCATCACTCCAAAAGCTGGTACATGCTCAAAGCTCGAGCTCTGCAGACCGCCAGCGCCTACCTCAGTCTGGACACAGggacactgcacacacacctgcGCCAGACCATCGTCCAgcacg gtttaaAGACTCCAGACACGGCCCAGTACGAAGCTCTGAAGTTGTTGTGCAGTCTGGTGATGATGCTGCTGGGAAACGGCTTTTACGGAGCTCCTGGTCTCAACACGGACACTCGGTTTGTAGACcaag GGGACAGTGTGGTGTTTAAATGGCTGTTGCTCAGCGAGGTGTTGCTGTGCTCGGAGAGGATGGTGCGCTTGAGGAGCAGCAGTGGAACAGCTCATGAAGCCAAAGCTCAGTGTCTTGAGGCCCTCAAACTTGCCACCAAACTGCACACGCTCAGCCA ctgTGCCGAGCTGTTGGTGTTGAAGGCTGAGCTGGAGTTGATGAAAGGTGCAGGGGAAGCCAGTGTTTTGGATCTGGAGCAGGTCAGACACTTACTGGATCTTTGCACAG ATTTTggtcatcagcagcagcagaaatCTGAGGTGAAAATAAAACCCCGTAAAGGCCGCCCGGCTGTGAAAGTCTCTGCCCCCGAGCTCccggaggaggaagaggaggatgtgCGCGGGCTCCTGAGCTCTCGCTCGTTGGGCCGGGACGCTTTAGAGGAGCTGTCCGAGTTAGGCCGGGACGCGTCGCCCCCTCTGAAGCCCAAAAGGCAGCGCATGCTGTCCTGCTTGAGCCACACCGAGAGCTGCTCCTGTCCCTGCTGCGCTGAACCTGGCCTGGCCCGAGTCAGCGTGCTCTGGGCCCTGGCGCAGGCTGACGCCCAGAACGAGGCACAGAATTCGCGCAGACTACGCCACATCGCTATACTTCGCTGTCGCAGCATCGGCGCTAAACTCCACGCCCGCCTGGCAGCACTGATGCCCGTCGGATGTTCAGAAAAGCCGTGCGTGATGCAACCGGAGGTGGTGAGGGTGCAGCTGAGCGCAGTGATGACGCAGCTGTGCCGGGGCGTGGCCGAGACACGGAAGGCTGCCGCTCTGTGGGAGGAGATAGAGGAAGGACTGGAAGCTGTCGAGCCCAGAGGGGCACTGTTACCCGAGCTGGGACCTCTGAAGGCGGCTCTGCTGGGGGCCAAAGCTGTGGCCTGCTGCCTGGCTCTGGCTGGAAAGAAGCAGTGCAGCCCTGACGAGCTCTTCTCCTCCGCGTGGGGCTGGACTCCTCCCAGGGCTCCCAAAAACAAAGCGCAGGTCAGAACCAGAGGAAAGAGCTCCAGCAGTGACCGACCTCTTCCAGCCGCAGCACCGTCAGCCAAGAACCTCACGGAGAACAAACAGGAGGCGTGCGTAGAACCGGGGAGTAAAAAAAACCGAGAGGTCACTGTCGCTTCCTCAAAGAAAAACAAGAGCTCCGTGCCAAAGATCAGCACCACAAAGCCTGGTGTGGTCTTCAAAACCCCCCGAGCGAGCAGAACCCCCAGGCCCAGATCCGTCTCCGTCCTGACCCCGGCTGGCACGGCCACTCACCTGAGCGCATTCGACTTCACCAACGAGGTGCCTGATATCACAGTAAGCTCCACCCCTCTTCCTGCAGCCAAGGCCACGCCCAGTAGCCGCTGTGGGGTCACGAGGTCAAAGGATGTACCAAAGGGTTCCTTCCAGGTTTTTGAAGATTCCTCACCTCTGCAGGAGAAACCCGTACCTGTTCCAGCTGCTCCGAAACGGACCAAACGCTCACGCTTTAAG GTGGAGTTCAGTGATGAGAGTGACGCTGAGGTGGCTGATGCTGTGGAGACCAAATCAAATGATAAGTGCTCCATCTCCTCTGTGCTTGAACCTGCCCTTAAACCCTCCTCTCTGAGCCGAGCTCCGGCGCAGGACCGGCCCAGACGCACCAGAACCACAAAGAAAAGCACCTGCACTAGTGGCGCCTCCTCCGAGGAAGAGATGCAGCCGCGACGGGGACGGCCCAGAAAAGCTCTCGGCGCTGACGGTGCAGAGAAACCagagaggatgaggatgatCAGAGAGGACGAGGATGGAGACGGTCTGGACATCAGCCTGGAGGAGCTTCAGGGGATCGACTCTGAGATgatggatgcag cTGACGGCCCTGACGCAGACTGTGAGGTGCTGAGGAGAGACCTGGGAGCAGATCTGACCAGAGAGCGTGTGAAGGAGCTCAGGAGTTCAGGACAGGCAGGACTCCCAATACCGCACACACACGTCACACCAGGTGAGCTCTCTGTAGACGGGATCCAATCACTCCTCACCTCTTCTtggctcctcctccaccacttTCCAAGCCCTTCCCTCTACCCACACCTGTGCTCGCTGCTCGCCCAGTCACTCGGCCTGTCTGATCCCGTCACTACGGCGATGCTGCACGCTCAGTCACTGGGCGTGTCCTCTCGTCACCACATGACTCGTCACCTGGCCAATCGGATTAG GAAGCTGAAGAAGTCTAGCAGTGACGTGGCGGAGAGTCTGAGCGGACTTAGCCTGGAGGAATCTTCCAGTCAGACGCAGGCCAAGACTCTGTCTGCTCTGGAGAGCATTTACTCCTTCACCTGCACACAGCCGGCGCAGTTTCCACACACGCACAGCCGAGAGTTCACACAGCAGCTCCAACACCTGCCCACAG GTGTGACCGTGTGTTTGCTCTCTCTCGTGGGGGCGTGTCCTGGTGAGATCGGCAGCACTGTTCTGATCACTCGACTAGAACGTGACTCCGCCCCCATCACCATGCGGATCCCGACTGCACAAACACAC cgCTCTATGGCGGTGCTGCTGGAGGAGATGGAGGCGGTGCTGCAGGGACAGAAGAAAGTGAGCGCGGTAGCAGACAAGGCGCAGTGGTGGGAGGGCAGGAAGGCTCTCGACACTCGTGTGCAG AAACTTCttgaggagatggaggaggctTTAGGTGTATGGCGAGCATTGCTCCTCCCCTTGACCTCTGACCCTGAGCTCCCAGCTCAATTGAAATGCCTCCAGTCATCAGTAAAAGGAAGGAAGATCACGGTGGACATGCTTAAG GTGATTCTCTCCGCAGCtcctctgctgtctctctccGACCTGCAGTCTCTGTCCGAGGGGGCGTCTCTGCAGGACGGAGACTTCCTGAAGCTCCTacaggagagtgtgtgtgagctgagagggagagaggaaccTCATGGACACACAGTCCTCATCTTGGACAAG TACCTTCAGAAGCTGCCATGGGAGAACATCTCCTGTTTAAAGTCTCGTTCTGTCACTCGTATGCCTTCACTGCACACGGTACTGGGGCACAGTCATCTCCGAGAG GTGGATCCAGACTGCGTGCTGTCACATGGTGTTGATCCTCAACGGGTTTATTTTGTTCTGAACCCTGATGGAAACCTGCCTGAGACAGAGAAGCGCTTCAGAGACTGGTTTACTgg TGAGCGGGCATGGCAGGGTGTGTGTGGAGCTCCTCCTGATCCTGATCAGCTGCAGGAGGCTGTAAATACTAAAGACCTGTACAT CTATGTAGGACACGGAGCCGGAGCACGGTTCCTCGACTCCCAGCGGCTGCTCCGAGGGAACGTTCACGCCGTGGCCCTGCTGTTCGGATGCAGTAGTGCTGCGCTCAGTGTGCAGGGAAACCTCGAGGGAACCGGCATCACCCTCAGCTACCTCACCGCTGGGTG TCCATTAGTGTTGGGGAACCTGTGGGACGTGACAGATCGTGATATCGACCGCTTCACCTCCGCACTCTTACAGTCCTGGCTCTCCGCAGGGTCAGGCTCCTCCCTACTCCAGCACCTGGTCCAATCACGTGACGCCACACACCTCAAGCACATGATCGGCGCCGCACCGGTCGCGTACGGCCTTCCTGTACACCTGCGCTAG